TGATGTATCGTTAGTAGCAGCAAGAGTTAACTCGTCCGCTAGTGCTGAAGTACCAGTGAATTGTGCACGGCCTTTACCAGTAGAAACTTCACCATCTAACTTAGTGATTTTGTAAGAAAGCTGGTTTACAAATTGACCAAGCTCAACTGCTTTAGCTGCATCATAGTTACCGATTAACGGGTTAACTGAGATTGCATTTGTAGCAACTGTGATTTTTTGTTTGTTTGAAGGTGTGCCTGAAACTAGACGGAAACCTGCAACTGTAATAGTGTTTGCTTTAGCGTGGTCAGCTTGAGAAACACGTAGACGTAAAGTATTTGCGTCTGAGTAATCAACAAAATCAAACTGTGAAGAACCAGCGCTTACAGTGATTGTTGGAGTTACTGTAGTGTCAAAAGTTGCACCAGTTACTTTAACGATTAAAAGGTCATTAGTAATGTAGTCACTGCCTGGAGTTAGAACTACAGAGCCAAGGTCAGCAGCATCGATTTTACCAGCATTAGCTGTTGTAGCATTACCTTCGATTGAGATGTTTTTTGAACCACCAGTTACAGCGATAGAACCAGCGTTAGCAACACCAGCAACACCAGTAAGAGCTAGTGCTAATAGAGTTTTTTTGAACATTATATATTCTCCAAAGTTTCATGAAACAGGAACGTTCATTGTTCCTTTTTTTTTAGTTTTGAATGACCATGCACTATAGGCCGTCACCTAAGTGACTACTAGTCAGATTCAGAATTAGTCTAATGAATGTTAGTTTATTGTCAAGTAATTAACAGTCGTTACACTAACAAATTTATATTACAGTTTTATGGATTCTATGTACACCTTTTAAAAACCTTAATTTTCAGAAGCTTAAATATAATGTAAATTTTTAAGTTAAAAAAAAAGTCTTTCGTTACAATTGTTTACACAAGCTGTTTTGGGTGTTTTTTGTACTATATTGTATTATGCTAATTATGCTGTGTTTTATTTACATCAATTAATGAACATTTCAAGCGACTAAATTTTTGAACAATACAGTTTTAGTACTTTCAGTCGATTTAATTACCAATCTAATTAACCCCCCCCCCTATTTGGGGTTGTTGATAACTTTAATTCAGATAGACCTTCTTTAAACTGCTCGTAAACACTTTCCCATTCAGCTGTATTACCTATGATTCGGGGTGTCACTAATACAACAAGTTCTGTTTTAGTAGAGTTATTATTTGTTTTATCAAACAGCTTTCCTAATAATGGAATACTAGAAAAGAAAGGCACTGAGGTATCACTTAACGTACTGTTTTCGCTAATTAGCCCGCCAAGCATAATTGTTTGACCATTTGCAGCAATTACCTCTGTCTGTAAACTACGCTCAAACACAATTGGATTTCCCTCTGCTCCAGTACCATCTGCTTGAGTACTTATATCTTGGCTTATTTCTAAAACAACTACACCTTGCGCATTAACGGTTGGCGTTACTTTTAAATCGATACCTGTTTCTAAGTAGTTCACAGATGTACGAGACCCATTAGTTGAATCACTAACAATCTCCCCTACAACAGGGATACGGTCACCAACACTAATATTTGCTTCAACACCGTCTCGCACTGCGAGTGTTGGCCTTGATAGTACATTTACATAATCATTAGTTTGCAATAAGTTAATTGCCAAGCTACCAGCAGCTCCAGACAAGGCGTAAGTTAGGCCTGGACTATTTTGTGTATTTGCATTAAGTGTAAACCCACCTTGAGTCGTTGCTCCTAAGTTTGTAAGAGCAAATTCAACTCCCTGTTTAAACACATCGGTCAAACTGACCTCTGCAATCATTACTTCTAACATGATCTGTTTAGGCATAATATCTAATCGTTTAATCATAGGAAGTAAGTTACGATAGGCATCACCCGTTGTATAAAAAATCAATGAATTAGAACGTTCATCAACTACCATCTTAATACCATCAGATTGAACTGAAACATTTGCAGAAGCTGATTTTTTTGACTGGCTAGAAGTATTTAGTTGTTGATTTTGGCTCGCAGCTGAGGTGCTATTCGATAAAGTCTGAGCGCTGCCTCCACCTAAAAGATTTTGAATACTTGTGCCTAAATCTACAGCTCTTGCAAACTCTGGTACAAATACAAAGTATTGCTCTTGATTACCGTCAGCTGGTTTATCAAGTTGTTTTGCCCAAAACGACACTCGCTTCAAAAAATCTTTGTTGTTTGTAAAAAACACCATGGTATTCGTGCGCTCAAGCGGCACAATAGAAATAGCTTGCTCACTTGACGCATTTATACTCACTGATATGCCTTCTTGCTTAAGTAAATCTTGTAATTGTTTACTCAATTCATCGACTGGAACAAAACTTGATTTGTACATGCCTATTGAACGATCACGAAACACGGGCTGATCAACTAACTGCATGAACTCAAGCGCCTTAATAATATCGTTTCGCTTACCTTTAAACATTATCGCTTGCTGCTCGAATAGCGGTCTAGCATCTACTTTTGTTAACTGTTTAATTGTATTTGATAAGGAGGTCTGCATACCTGCTTTAAAAGGCGCGAGTTGTACAATTTCGCTCGAAGTATTAGGTACATCTTCAGGGTTAGCACCATAACCGTACACTAAGTTATTTGATATACCATCTTCTGATTGATGAATGTAATAAATGCCGTCTTGAAAACGAATAACAATGCCTCTTTCTTGCAGCATTTGCTCACTGATTGTAAACAATTTACGCTTACTTAACGCATCTTGAAGATTTAATGTGACTTGAGCTTTACTCGTATTTAGCTGTTCACCCAAAATGTAATTAACATTTAATAACTCACCAAACACATAATGCAGGTAATCTTTAACTAGTAAGCTATCAGCAGTTAACTTAACTTGCTCAGTATCACTAAATTGGCTTGCAAGGTCTGTTTGGCTTGATTTTAGGCTGCTTTTATTTTGTAACGGCTCTACGTAAACAATTCCTTGGTTTGCTTTTTTAGCTTGCTGCGTATCTTCAACTTTGTCTACGTCTGTTGCTGTAACATTATTTGTCTGTGCTTTTTCTAAATACGATGGCGCCGCGGTAATACCGCTATTTGATCTTGCGCACCCTGTAAGTACACTCATCGCAACCATGCCTAAAAAAATGGCCTTGCTATGTTTCATAAATTTTCCGGACACTATAACTAGTTGTTTATCAACCACGTTGGTACATGATTAAAGTAATATTTTGTTGACCTTTAGTAAGCTCAACTTCGGTATTTGACAATACTTTTAAGCTATAACCATGCACTGTTTGCATATCGGCATACTTAACAAGTTGTGTATTATCGTCATTGATATTTTTTTGTTCTATTAATACATAAGGTTCATTTGTAGTGATTACAGCTTTTAGTTTAAGTTCATAATCGCCAGCAAATACGCTAATTAGTTCACCATTTTGCTCTGCTTGTTCAGCCGCGGACAAGCCTTTTTCTGCTACTTGTGTATTTTGCACGGGTTGGCTGTATTTTTTGTATGTTTGCTCTAGTGTTTGCCTTGTTGTCTCAGATAGTAACGGCAAAGGCATAACCTTTAAACTTTTCTGGTTAAAGTCGTTATCTGCTTTGGTGCTTTCTAAAATTAAACGATTGCTAAAATCTAAAGCTAATAACAATAAAATAAGAACGCTAGGAATAAGTATTGCTCTATTCATTAGGTTCTCCTTGTTGCATATAAAAGCTTAGCTGAATTGTACCATCAACCTGACCAAGTTCTTGCGCAGTTTGACCTTTCATACGCATATTAAAATCACTAACTTGCATTAATGGCGTGTTCGTTTCTAGTTGCACCAACACATTTTGAAAGTTTATCAGTTTACCACTTATGTTTAATGTAAGTTGATGACGCATCAAGCTGTCTTCTGCTACTTTAAGGCTGACCAACCAGTTGCTGTTGTTTATCTGTAGATTATGCGTTGCCATCAACTGCTCAACTTTTTGCTGCATAGCAAGTTTAAACTCTGTATCTTTTTGTGGCTCGACAAATAACCGATTAATACTCTCTAGCTGCTTACTGATTTGCTGTTGCTGAGAATCAATAGTCGCTTGATTATCGATTACAGTTTGCGATTTTGTAGCACGCTTTTGTAAGTTGCTAATTATGCCTATTTGCTCATCTTGCCAATCAAGTAGTGGGACTACCGCAAACTTAAGCACTAATAAAACCGCTAACAATGCTAAAGCTATTTGCTGCTTAGGTTGTAACTGACTCATTGCGCCCCCTGCTCAGACACCGCAGGTATCACTTGATCATTACCTGTATTTAGAACAAAACTAATAACAAAGCTTTCACCACCGCGTTCTTTACGCGATGGGTAATCAAACTTAGCATCTTCCACTCGACTATCTTGCATAACAGTCGCAAGTGCATCGGTCGCTTTATTTGCCTTACCTCTCAAAACAAAGCGCCCTTCTTGCCAGCTTATACTACTCAATTCTGCAGAATTAAATAAATCACTTATAACCATAAAAACCGGGCTAGTTATAGGAAGTTGTCGCAACAATTGCTGTCGCTGTTGTAAAGCATCACGACTGGTCATATATACATTCAATGTATTTAGCGCTTTATTGACTGTTGCTTTGTTAGCGTCGAGTTGACTTTCTAGCTGATGCGTTTTGAAAACTAAGTAGCCACTAGTTAATAAACCATAGACAACAAATATACCGCCAAAAATAGCACTGTATCGAAGAGCTAGGCGTTTGTTAAATATGTTGACTGGAATATTTAAGAAGGCTTGTAAATATTGCTTAGGTACAGCATACAAGCCATTGATTACCCGCTCTAAATATTCTTGCTCTGTATTAATATTGATTACTTTGCTTAACGGAATACCAAACATACTAGCGAAGCGTTCAGGGCTATTTATTATTTTACTTTGCAATGATGAGCAAACATTCTTCTGATGTTTAGTGATGAAGCTAGCATTATGATGAGTATTTAAAATCACTTCTCCATCATTGACTGTTTGGCTCATTAATAACGACTCAGGTAGCGTAAACCACGCTTTAGGTAAGTCTTTAGCAAATTGCCATTGCATTACTTGGCTTTGTTCTGCCGCCATCACAGTTACTAAGGTCTGGGTGGTAGCTTGCTGTTTATCTTTACTTTTTTTCTCAATTTCTAGTAACTGCTTTAATTCTTTTTTATTACCAATAGGGTAAGCATTGAGTTGCTCATTGTAGTGTTGACGCCCAACAACTAATAACCACTTCGTTGATTGTGTGTCTGATGATGGTTTTAAAGCAAATTGATGGTGCTCATTTAGCACAAGTTCGTAGGGTTGATCAGTATAAAAAGCAACCACTTTACATAACCATTTTTTAAACAACAGCTTAATTTTATTATTAATCATTATGCTCTCTATCGCGTCTTAACAGCTACTTCATTGATCACGGGATCTTTTGTTGGTTGCAAATGAAAGTATATTGTTTTATTTACTACCGCCTGCCCAACTCTCGATGTTAACGATACCCTGAATAAATTGGATGGGTACAAAATAATATCATCACTTTCAGTTATGCCAGTTGCTTGGACAAAGTCTTTAACCGTTAACCTATTGGCTTTACGTTGCATAATAACATACTCTGCAACGTCGTTACTTAATAATGCATAAAGTAACGTATTAGGCGAATTCATAGGGTTGAACGTGCCTTTTTTATATTGCGTTGTGTTTTCAGCAAGTACTGCCAATTGCTTCGAAGGCAACCCCAAATGCCCAAGCTCTTCAATATCATGAATAGCTGCATTACGTGTAACAGTGCCACCACTAATGTAGTCTGAACGCTTCTCTAAACTCTGCCAAGCTATGATCTGCAACATCGCAAGCTGGGCATCATAATCATTTAAGCCGCTATAGGTCAACAATCGCTTTAAGCGAACTTGATTTGGGTAGTGAATATTTAGCAAACCACGTAAGTCTTGTAACCGAACTTCAACATTGTTGGTTGTTTTAAAAGGCTCCCCATAAAAGTTCCACGTTGTAATTTGAGGATTGTTAGCCGGAGGACTAGGGATAGGTGTTAACTTTTCAGTCAGCAGAGAAAATACGATATTCGCTTGGGCGTTATTTAACTCAACTAAGGCTTGGGCCTTATCAACCATCATAGTTGCGCTTTTTACTTGCTGTCGGGCTGACTGCGTAAAGTATAAGGCTAATATAGAAACGACTGCGACGATTAATAATACTTGTACAAGAGCTATTCCACGCTGCTTTGTCATAATTCACCCGTTTGAATGTAATTACCAAACCAACGATTAGGCTCTTTATCTAATTGGAAGTAAAATTCCATTGGCTGCTGTTTTTTGACTAAGGTTAGCTTGATTACTAGAGGTGTTAACTGTTGATCTAGACCTGAATAAGTCGGTTGCCAAAAAGGTTTTTCGCCTGGCTCTTGCAGTGCTTTTTGCTCAAGAGAACTCCAACCATAATAACTGAAAGTAACGCTATCAAGATCGTTCAAGAGTGTGTACTTATTTGAAAATTCGATGTTTTGTTCAGAGTTAATTAATAACATATTAGCACTTGAAATCGACTGATAAACTAACTCAAAGCGACCTTGTTGATTTTGAACAGCTGTTAATCTCACAAGCTCAGGATTTTTGGTATCTGTATAACCATTTTTGGTCATCATCAGTAGGCTGTCTTCAGCGCCAACAAAAAACATCTCTGGGCGTCCTCGATTATTCTTGATCAGGTACGGTTCTATACCCTCTAAGATGTTTTGCAATATATAGATTGATTTTGTCTGTTCAATATCTTGCTCAAAGCTACCAAGCTCCTTGTCCCAACGAGAAGCCAATTGCATGTATACATAGTTTCCAGTAAACATTATGAGGGAAAGCAACGTCACTGAAATCAGCAGCTCGATTAAAGTAAACCCTTGCTGTTTATCCATTGTGCCAACTCACTTCATTAAATGTATAGCTTTTTTCAATACCATTTCGTTTAACTATGAGAGTGACTTGCCACAAATTTATTTGTTTTTTTTCAGCAGCCTGTCTACCAAATTCAAGAGTCATTGCCTCATCTACAACAACTTTACTTTGCACAATTGCAGCCTGCCATTGATATTCAACTCCCCAGCCGACTCCACGGCCTGACAAGGTAGACTGTTCTGAAGTTGATAACTTTATTTGTTGTTGGAT
The nucleotide sequence above comes from Pseudoalteromonas shioyasakiensis. Encoded proteins:
- a CDS encoding prepilin-type N-terminal cleavage/methylation domain-containing protein — translated: MKTKHQLGFTLVELLIATIILFSSLAAVSLIYRGAFIASEKASNHVKMVANLPSLITQIQQQIKLSTSEQSTLSGRGVGWGVEYQWQAAIVQSKVVVDEAMTLEFGRQAAEKKQINLWQVTLIVKRNGIEKSYTFNEVSWHNG
- a CDS encoding general secretion pathway protein GspK, which encodes MTKQRGIALVQVLLIVAVVSILALYFTQSARQQVKSATMMVDKAQALVELNNAQANIVFSLLTEKLTPIPSPPANNPQITTWNFYGEPFKTTNNVEVRLQDLRGLLNIHYPNQVRLKRLLTYSGLNDYDAQLAMLQIIAWQSLEKRSDYISGGTVTRNAAIHDIEELGHLGLPSKQLAVLAENTTQYKKGTFNPMNSPNTLLYALLSNDVAEYVIMQRKANRLTVKDFVQATGITESDDIILYPSNLFRVSLTSRVGQAVVNKTIYFHLQPTKDPVINEVAVKTR
- a CDS encoding Type II secretory pathway component PulD-like protein; the protein is MKHSKAIFLGMVAMSVLTGCARSNSGITAAPSYLEKAQTNNVTATDVDKVEDTQQAKKANQGIVYVEPLQNKSSLKSSQTDLASQFSDTEQVKLTADSLLVKDYLHYVFGELLNVNYILGEQLNTSKAQVTLNLQDALSKRKLFTISEQMLQERGIVIRFQDGIYYIHQSEDGISNNLVYGYGANPEDVPNTSSEIVQLAPFKAGMQTSLSNTIKQLTKVDARPLFEQQAIMFKGKRNDIIKALEFMQLVDQPVFRDRSIGMYKSSFVPVDELSKQLQDLLKQEGISVSINASSEQAISIVPLERTNTMVFFTNNKDFLKRVSFWAKQLDKPADGNQEQYFVFVPEFARAVDLGTSIQNLLGGGSAQTLSNSTSAASQNQQLNTSSQSKKSASANVSVQSDGIKMVVDERSNSLIFYTTGDAYRNLLPMIKRLDIMPKQIMLEVMIAEVSLTDVFKQGVEFALTNLGATTQGGFTLNANTQNSPGLTYALSGAAGSLAINLLQTNDYVNVLSRPTLAVRDGVEANISVGDRIPVVGEIVSDSTNGSRTSVNYLETGIDLKVTPTVNAQGVVVLEISQDISTQADGTGAEGNPIVFERSLQTEVIAANGQTIMLGGLISENSTLSDTSVPFFSSIPLLGKLFDKTNNNSTKTELVVLVTPRIIGNTAEWESVYEQFKEGLSELKLSTTPNRGGG
- a CDS encoding prepilin-type N-terminal cleavage/methylation domain-containing protein, which produces MDKQQGFTLIELLISVTLLSLIMFTGNYVYMQLASRWDKELGSFEQDIEQTKSIYILQNILEGIEPYLIKNNRGRPEMFFVGAEDSLLMMTKNGYTDTKNPELVRLTAVQNQQGRFELVYQSISSANMLLINSEQNIEFSNKYTLLNDLDSVTFSYYGWSSLEQKALQEPGEKPFWQPTYSGLDQQLTPLVIKLTLVKKQQPMEFYFQLDKEPNRWFGNYIQTGEL